A region from the Leptospira neocaledonica genome encodes:
- a CDS encoding alpha/beta hydrolase, whose protein sequence is MFRTFFFLIFSFVLTLGCGPSVSEYLEKRTNSQYSATHGIEVFFNTSRAVNPGTQVACSNSYFLNFGNMGTQSGSCLVNVPADREIGSLPFGLGNKEKSFQFLEHRVAIEGKTKEEQEKLWWKRIEEDPFEEAIVFVHGFNVNFEEAILRAAQLKYDLKFPGKVALYTWPAGGDGSMLGTFFLKSTYEKNLISARSSRDSFKNFLKRMVSTKKKIHLLVHSMGHQVVLNSVSELSREWGDKPFLKELVLNAPDYDTGEFILILDSLLKSSERITLYCSPGDSALFASAQIHQTGRLGACSKFPGVDVVNVNPIDASLLSLGHGYYSSRPILTDLYQLFLGLGAEKRLFIRKSYGNENYILRN, encoded by the coding sequence ATGTTCCGAACTTTCTTTTTTCTCATTTTCAGTTTTGTTCTTACTTTAGGCTGTGGCCCTTCCGTCTCCGAATATCTGGAAAAGAGAACTAATTCCCAATATTCTGCCACTCATGGGATCGAGGTATTTTTTAATACTTCCAGGGCAGTCAATCCAGGGACACAAGTCGCTTGTTCTAATTCTTATTTTCTGAATTTCGGAAATATGGGAACCCAATCAGGCTCCTGTCTCGTAAATGTTCCAGCAGATAGAGAGATAGGATCCCTCCCCTTTGGTTTGGGAAATAAAGAGAAATCATTTCAATTCTTGGAACATAGGGTTGCCATCGAAGGAAAGACCAAAGAAGAGCAAGAAAAACTTTGGTGGAAAAGAATAGAAGAAGACCCTTTCGAAGAAGCGATCGTGTTCGTTCATGGATTTAATGTAAACTTCGAAGAAGCTATCTTAAGAGCGGCTCAACTTAAATACGATCTGAAATTTCCCGGCAAGGTAGCGCTATATACTTGGCCTGCGGGAGGAGATGGTTCCATGCTTGGAACATTCTTCCTTAAAAGCACCTACGAAAAAAATTTAATCTCTGCAAGAAGCAGCAGAGATTCTTTCAAAAATTTCCTGAAAAGAATGGTCTCTACCAAAAAGAAAATCCATCTATTGGTACATTCTATGGGCCATCAGGTAGTCCTAAATTCGGTTTCAGAACTTTCTAGAGAATGGGGGGACAAACCTTTCTTGAAAGAATTGGTTTTGAATGCCCCAGATTATGATACCGGCGAATTCATTTTGATCCTGGACAGTTTATTAAAATCTTCAGAAAGGATTACACTGTATTGTTCCCCTGGAGATTCTGCATTGTTTGCCTCCGCCCAGATCCACCAGACAGGTAGACTAGGCGCCTGTTCCAAATTTCCAGGCGTGGATGTGGTCAATGTAAATCCGATCGATGCCTCTTTATTGTCATTGGGTCACGGATATTATTCTTCCCGTCCCATCTTGACTGATCTATACCAATTGTTTTTAGGCCTTGGAGCAGAGAAGAGACTATTCATCCGCAAGTCCTACGGAAACGAAAACTATATTCTCCGAAATTAA